Proteins encoded together in one Planctomyces sp. SH-PL14 window:
- a CDS encoding prenyltransferase/squalene oxidase repeat-containing protein — MPTDSSSEDPQRETRRRVLDRAVRIGLGASVFSDAFLREGVALEDPHGVTPATREAIARGLRWLAGRQTADGAFGDRGAYAGNVGVAALCGTAFLCAGGVRSRWADIVTRCTGYLVSRAQPGGFIVEEEVRTHGPMYGHGFAVAYLSQVLGAEEGAGLAPGGSRVAAVLRKGVELILSAQDEQGAWRYTPFPDDSDVSVTTCQLIALLSARGAGISVPREVIDRGVGFVMSCQNPDGGFRYRVKDPPESLWPRSAAAVVALAQAGREVAAGAAGGGAAVRRGVRYLERGPRGTPLPRQAEYFYYGRFYEAQVVWREGAAAWGRWFPAVREELLVMQLGDGRWGDLQIGDEYATAMALMVLQMPENVVPMLSRGGGGAS; from the coding sequence ATGCCAACAGACTCTTCCAGCGAGGACCCGCAGCGCGAGACGCGGCGTCGAGTGCTTGACCGGGCGGTCCGGATCGGGCTTGGAGCGTCGGTGTTCAGCGACGCGTTCCTGAGAGAGGGGGTGGCTCTGGAGGATCCGCACGGTGTCACGCCGGCGACTCGCGAGGCGATCGCCCGGGGGCTGCGGTGGCTCGCGGGGCGGCAGACGGCGGACGGAGCCTTCGGGGATCGCGGGGCTTATGCCGGCAACGTGGGGGTCGCGGCGCTGTGCGGGACCGCCTTTCTGTGCGCGGGGGGAGTCCGGAGCCGCTGGGCAGACATCGTCACGCGGTGCACGGGGTATCTCGTGTCGCGGGCCCAGCCGGGCGGGTTCATTGTGGAGGAAGAAGTCCGGACGCACGGGCCGATGTATGGGCACGGCTTTGCCGTGGCTTACCTGTCTCAGGTCCTGGGAGCGGAGGAGGGAGCCGGTTTGGCGCCGGGTGGATCGAGGGTGGCTGCGGTGCTTCGCAAGGGGGTGGAGCTGATTCTTTCCGCTCAAGATGAGCAGGGGGCCTGGCGGTACACGCCGTTTCCGGATGACTCCGATGTCTCCGTCACGACGTGTCAGTTGATCGCGTTGCTGTCGGCGCGCGGGGCGGGGATCTCGGTTCCGCGGGAGGTGATTGATCGCGGCGTGGGGTTCGTGATGTCGTGCCAGAATCCTGATGGCGGGTTCCGGTACCGCGTGAAGGATCCGCCGGAGTCTCTGTGGCCGCGTTCGGCGGCGGCTGTTGTCGCCCTGGCTCAGGCGGGTCGGGAGGTGGCGGCGGGGGCGGCGGGGGGTGGCGCGGCCGTTCGTCGGGGAGTGCGGTATCTGGAGCGGGGGCCGAGGGGGACGCCGTTGCCTCGGCAGGCGGAGTACTTTTATTACGGCCGGTTTTATGAGGCGCAGGTGGTCTGGCGGGAGGGGGCTGCAGCGTGGGGCCGGTGGTTTCCGGCTGTTCGCGAGGAGTTGCTGGTGATGCAGCTGGGGGATGGGCGGTGGGGGGATCTGCAGATCGGGGATGAGTATGCGACGGCGATGGCGCTGATGGTTTTGCAGATGCCGGAGAACGTCGTTCCGATGCTCAGCCGCGGCGGTGGCGGGGCCTCGTAG
- a CDS encoding glycosyltransferase: protein MLSFVIPAHNEEQHLPATLSAAREAGVQCGEPFEIVVVSDSSTDRTEAIAREHGVRVLSVAHRQIAATRNSGAREARGDLLFFVDADTLPNAAAVRAGIETLRGGAVGGGCIPVFDGVLPLWARLMYPAFVVGMRTFRFVGGCFLFCTREAFEAIGGFPERYFAAEEVGFIRSLKGVGKFVIPRPTVVTSGRKLRAHSGRELLALAGRRVVRGRKLLEGREGLAIWYGPRTED from the coding sequence GTGTTGTCCTTCGTCATTCCAGCCCACAACGAGGAGCAGCACCTGCCGGCGACGCTCTCCGCCGCGCGGGAAGCGGGGGTACAGTGCGGGGAGCCGTTCGAGATCGTGGTCGTCAGCGACAGTTCGACCGACCGGACGGAGGCCATCGCGCGCGAGCACGGGGTGCGAGTGCTCTCGGTGGCTCACCGGCAGATCGCCGCCACGCGGAACAGCGGGGCTCGGGAGGCGCGGGGCGATCTCCTGTTCTTTGTCGATGCGGACACGCTGCCGAACGCGGCGGCGGTCCGGGCGGGGATCGAGACGCTGCGGGGCGGTGCGGTCGGGGGCGGGTGTATCCCGGTGTTCGACGGGGTTCTGCCGTTGTGGGCGCGGCTGATGTATCCCGCGTTTGTCGTGGGGATGCGGACGTTTCGGTTTGTCGGCGGGTGTTTTCTGTTTTGCACGCGGGAGGCGTTCGAGGCGATCGGCGGGTTTCCCGAGCGTTACTTTGCGGCGGAGGAGGTCGGTTTCATTCGTTCGCTGAAGGGAGTGGGGAAGTTTGTGATTCCGCGGCCGACGGTGGTGACGTCGGGGCGGAAGTTGCGGGCGCATTCGGGTCGGGAGTTGTTGGCATTGGCGGGGCGGCGTGTGGTTCGGGGCCGGAAGTTGTTGGAGGGGCGTGAGGGCTTGGCAATCTGGTACGGCCCCCGAACAGAGGATTGA